Genomic DNA from Coffea arabica cultivar ET-39 chromosome 7e, Coffea Arabica ET-39 HiFi, whole genome shotgun sequence:
CCGTAGCAGCTGCCGGTCCAGCCCCTTCAAACCCACTGTTAAACCTCATAAGCTCCTGCGGTGGTGGCTGCTGCTGTTGCTGCTGCTCATATGCTCTATACATCTCCTGATCCCTGGCTGCAACTGCAGCTGCATATTGCTGTGCCTCGTACATTTGCTGTtgctgttgctgctgctgctgctgctgagcATCGCGGATAATCAATGGACCACCATGCGGAGCCGCCACACCTGTTGGCAACCCAATCATCGGCTGCATAGCATAAGGCATCACTGTAGATGCCGAGGGGTTATTAGGATGCTGTTGCATGAAACCCGGGTGCTGAAAAAGTGGCAACATGGCGGAGGGCCCGATATAGGTAGCTAACTCCTTCTTTGCATTGTTTAAATCATGTTGGACTTGCTTCAGCTTCTGTTGGAGGATGGAGATTAGGCCTACACAGCCATAGACGGGATCTCGGAGTCTGTACTCAGCCTCATAGGCAAGCGAATTAACTGCGTCTTCTCGCTGACCAGTGCCAAGTTCATTGAGAAGCTTGGCAACATTGCTTGCTCCAAAGACCCTGTGGACATTGATAAATTTCTGGGGTTGGTCTGGCGGAAAATAGGGTGCAAATACACACTCTTGAGTGCATTTCCGCCGGAGGCATTTGCATGCTGCGCACGGAGAATTTGATGAGGACAtgttcttcctcttcttcctcaacaGCAAAGTGTTATTATCACTGAACATTAATTCCACTAACATCAATGACTTTTCTGAGTCATCTATGACAAAGCTAGCTAAATGAATGACTTCTTTGGATAAATTCTGGAAAAAACTAACATTTATACAACTGTAGATGTAAACAAAGCGAGAGTGTGTGTTCTTGTTATTGACTCAAATGACAATGGATTTTTAACTAACCATATTTGCACACACTTGTACAGACTGCAGAAATATTTTATGAAAAGAATATATAGGAATCAGCAAAGTTTCAATTACCTATTAAATAGAAACAACTGGAAATTAAAAGGGCTAGCAAATCTAAGCACAGAAGTCAAAATAATGATTCTAAAATACagatttctttctcttttcataAAATCAAGGCAGTAAATTCACAAGGAAAAAGTCAGAAGGGAAAACTATTGTACCACAGTTTATATGACTTTGTTTTTAGTATCGTAAAAGTACATTCAATTACCCACAATGGCTTTCCCAGTTGCGGTGAAATTTTAAGGTAGGAGTGAAAACATTGGAGCAAAAGTTGACAAATGGAAATTTTTGCTGGACCATGGTTCCCTTGCTCTTTCATATCAACTAAATCCCCTTTTTTCCCTACTAGACACAAAAatgcaatcttttctttaagaaaaataatttgaattgGGTTCAAGTTCAAACCCAGAAGCTGAATAATAAGCATTACTAATTTGGAAAACCTATATCAGAACCCTTGAACAAAATGCCAGAAAACAATCTGCTTTACTTTACGATGGGACTGGAAGAAACAAGGTTTTGGGCATGAGATTGTGATGATCATCATCCGAACTCGAATTAAATAAAAGCCCATCGAATGCATACAAAtacaatttattattatttttttttaaaaaaaaaagaggacgtATATATTTGGCTtttactttgatttttctttttaaccaaTACTGCACATCACATTTCAGAACACAGAATGACCTCTTTTCCGTCTTAACCCCAATAAAACAGATGGACATAATCATCAgataaagataaaagaaaaaccTTACGGGTTTTTGGAGaagggaagaaaatggaaaagaccCAATTGATATGAAAGTTAAAGAACCGAATTGGATTAACACCCCAAAGAAAATTCTTGATTATCTTGACTCTTCTAAAAGAAGGAACAGTTTCATTCCGTTTCATCCATTCCCTCTGGACAAACTTTCTCCATCAACTTGGAATGCAAGAAACTCAATGGTCTATCAATCATGACACTAACAAAACAAATGaatcaataaataatcaagcGTAAACTTTCCTTAACAAAGAATCCAAACGTCAAGATCTTTCCTTATCTAACCAAACCTCCCCGCTCCCAACTCACCGTAGCCAGACAAAACCCACAGAttccccaaaaaaataaaataaagtaaaactcACCTGCAATTTTTAtctcaagaaaataaaagtttCTCCAGATCAATATCTTCAACCCTTTCTCTCTCCTTGCAACTCATACCATCTGACCACGTAGAAACTATTCAACACGTTGGAAGCCCAACAGAGCGAGAAgaaatgatgaaagaagtgaCGTCGTTCGCTCAGGAAGAATGCAGAAGAAGTCGGTTGGGAATgcagaagaagaaatgaatggGACCTGGGCTCGTCGGAGAGAGTGGAGGTCGTGGTGGTTAGGGTTGTAGTGCAAAAACGCTGGATCCgatcttcaaaattttttttttttccaggatCCCAATATATAAAGATAGCAAGGTATCATATAAcactccaaaaaaaaagaaaaaagaaaaaaaatgaaaaagaagttGGAGAGAGACAGAGTGTGAATAAATGAGACAAAAGGAATAAACGATATTCGGAATGCAAAGTTTGAAAGGTTTAATGGGTAAAGTCAGTAGCACTTGGCATGTTTTTTTAATGCAGTCCTCaccattatttttattttagtttagaTCCTCGCTTGTGTCAAACTTAACATTTTGACCTTTTgtattttttctgatttttcaagCGCCTTTGCAACCAATTGAACTACGGCTTATTGTGACTTTCGTGTTGAATTCTTCTCATTTCAATTCCACCGAAACAATTAACACATTActcattccttttttttattattattttagcaAATGTTTTCTCTTGCAAATTTgcaaattttgttgttttgaagAGATTGTGTAATCTCACACTTTAACAAATTcaagtttataaaaaaaaaaaaaaaaaaaaaaccacgtCTCAAAAGCTTAGAGGGTTGGCtgtattattcttttttcttcattgtCAAAACAAGTACATCAATTAGGAAGATTATTATCCAATTTTGGCTAATACCATCCATCCGTTATTGGAATATGAGAATCTTAAAGATTACAATTCATCCATGGTTGCTTATAATAcgtgtattttttttcttggtaaTATGCAAAGTTTATGAACCCTTGTCATGAATTAATCATTTTTTAATAGAAGgttatttttcaaattctttctctctttttatttcttttcttcttttcatttCTATGCAAATACTATGTCTCgaattgtttttaaataaacAAATGAAGTGGCAAAAACATAATGTCAATCACTATGCAACAAAACCACACCAAAATATAGGTTGAAGTTAGTAGTGTCTTTTGACCAAGTATATCCAGTACTGCTTCATAGGTGATGGGAAACTTGCAAATTAACATTTTGTGTGGCAATGCCTAGTCATAATTACATTTAAACACCAATCATTAATTGATGGTGATTAATTAAATATGTTTAAAACTATGGAATGTGACTTATAGATATAGATGAATTCAAAGACTTAGGTTACCATTCATCAATTAGTAGTACTTGTTATCTATGAAACTAATCTTAGATTTGTcaacaaaaaggaagaaaaaactacacttttaaatttaattttttggctGTATTAGTTTTCCTCTTAAAGGTTTATTATTTCTTTCTATTTGCATTATATGAATATAGAGTTAAATATTGGGTCATAATACAAGGGaaatttgaaagaatcttatgtaaAGTTCAAGTATAAGATTAATTATTTGATCACTACATTGTATTATGTTATCTaagttccaaattttttttataagttaTTGGGCGATAGGCAATCATAAAATTTGTTGAGAcgatattattaaaaaaaaatgcaaaatataGCTTTTTGTTTGTTGTTAAGCCTTGAAAATATATGTGAAGAATTTTAGAAAACTCAATTTTGGTTTTAATTTAGGTATATCATACTCCTAGATAGATTGAGAAAATTTACCAGATGAAGTTTAACATATTTAAAACTAAGGtatataacaaaaaaatatttttaattttttgtgggGGCAAAAGTTTAAATCTAATAAAAATACTTAATATTTTAAGATGAAAAAACCTAATTTATCTAGAATTGTGCTGTGCCCTCCGTTGTTCTCTATGCTTATACTTAATTTCACTTTTTAAATGCATACTTGAAAGAATAACATGAATGAGTTCAATTAGTTAAATACAACATGCAATCTAATCTAAACAAAATTCGTGTTTCATACAGTACTATTGTGTgtgtcaatatatatatatatatataagcaagTTAGATGCTTGACATGTATACCATCtattcaaattttcaaattctctattttaatatatatgaaTTTATCTTGATATTCATttgtcttttcatttttttgacaaGTATCCAAAATTTGTTATGTCAGATTGGTATTAGTATGACACAATAACTACATGGATTACAACAAACATGATAGCAGATTATCGTGTTATCCTTTCGGTTGGTTGGCATGCAATACCAATTCAACGCTTGAAAAGTTCTAAACTTGCTATAAATTTATTTCGGGATAGAATATTCTCCTACTGCATGCACcattttgattttattattcTTATACTTGCATTGGTGATTTATCTATGATTTTCATCAACTTGTAACTATACTTTGTTTGAGTAGCAATGTCAATTTTACCCAGGATCTTAGTCTTCCATgaacgcttttttttttttcccaaaaaataaaaaaagttagaaaagaaaagaaaagaaaaatctcagAGTGCCTAGTGCTCATGTAAACAATTTGGATTGAGTAttatttccccaattttatttgcttacatcatcattacaattttcaatatatctttttatcttcccaattacctttttattacacatacatcacatcacaaaaagtgctacaatagaaatatcccaaataatttataatccaaacaaacccatcaATAGGAGATTAACTCTCTATGGCTCATTAGATTAGGTCATTTCGTAAAAAGTGAGATTCGTTGCCATGGAGGACTCAAACTCCCCGCTGTCAGATTCAATCTTGGATCTGACAGTTAGAGATAAGAAATAATGTATAGAGGGTTAAgaggttaaaaaagaaaaaaatgaaattaaaaaaaattagtttaagTGGAATGGGTTAGACGGTACAATAGAAGAGATTGTGAATGTGAGGTTTCAGATTCGAACCGCTCAATTacactttaaaaaataaaagaaaagtgaaATTGGTTGTCTACGGGGGATCTTGTATGATtatgaaataaaaatgattTGATACAAGGTCATTATTAAGCCGTCCAATTCCGCACAAGTTACTAGCCAGGGACCTTCTGGTTTGGGCCACGGTGTCACTAACCCGAACCAGTTGTGCCGCCATGCATGGAAGCTCGAAGACCAAATGCGGTGGTTTTGGGGCTTTCAGGGCACCGGGGTCTAAAGACATTAATTAACCCAATTTGCTGTCAAAATGTCATCGAAGTGACAAATGTGACGTATCATAAACCATCCACTGAAAGGCTGCGCACCAAAACCCCATACCATTTATGACTTTCCACATTTTGACCATTGGCTACAACGACTTAAATTTCACTTTTACGGAATTACGATTGCAATAGCTCATCCCTTTGCGCCATTTCACATGGCATTTTCCTCAAAATACATTCTCCAATAATAATACTAAAACTTATTTCATAGGCAAAATAGCAATGCTCTTAGTTTTCGCACATTAGTCAGTATGATCTCCCGAAGCCAATCGTTAAAGGGAGGAGCCAATACCCA
This window encodes:
- the LOC113700475 gene encoding uncharacterized protein, producing MSSSNSPCAACKCLRRKCTQECVFAPYFPPDQPQKFINVHRVFGASNVAKLLNELGTGQREDAVNSLAYEAEYRLRDPVYGCVGLISILQQKLKQVQHDLNNAKKELATYIGPSAMLPLFQHPGFMQQHPNNPSASTVMPYAMQPMIGLPTGVAAPHGGPLIIRDAQQQQQQQQQQQMYEAQQYAAAVAARDQEMYRAYEQQQQQQPPPQELMRFNSGFEGAGPAAATAFNTMSCGAAMSPSLALGSYEAVPYHQISQQQQQQQQLPPEHSHSHHHHHNQFQLQSQLMLQQQLPLQQSHHQPQAAQQQHPQRAKSEEGRSVGPSC